Proteins encoded within one genomic window of Kaistia algarum:
- a CDS encoding sugar ABC transporter substrate-binding protein — translation MKRILFALAASTLLSTSAFAGTIGVSMANSDTFLTVLRNGIENYAKEKNQPVTIEIAEDDVSKQVSQVQNFIAAKVDAIIVNAVDTSATPTITKLAADAGIPLVYVNRQPTDVDALGDKAAFVASDEVESGTLETKEVCRILGGKGDILIMVGDLANQAAVQRTKDIHDVIATPECAGMKILDEQTAVWDPVKAQDLMTNWISAGLKPAAVIANNDNMAIGAIQAMKAAGWNMNDVVVAGIDATQEALAAMKAGDLDVTVFQNAAAQGQGSLDAAMKLAAGGKVEKKNYVPFELVTPANMADYMSKN, via the coding sequence ATGAAGCGCATTCTCTTCGCCCTTGCGGCGTCGACCCTGCTTTCGACCTCGGCATTTGCCGGCACGATTGGCGTCTCGATGGCCAATTCCGATACGTTCCTGACGGTGCTCCGGAACGGCATCGAGAATTATGCCAAGGAGAAGAACCAGCCGGTAACGATCGAGATCGCCGAGGACGACGTCAGCAAGCAGGTCAGCCAGGTCCAGAACTTCATCGCCGCCAAGGTCGATGCGATCATCGTCAACGCGGTCGATACTTCGGCGACGCCGACCATCACCAAGTTGGCCGCCGACGCCGGCATCCCGCTTGTCTATGTCAACCGCCAGCCGACCGACGTCGATGCGCTGGGTGACAAGGCCGCCTTCGTCGCTTCGGACGAAGTCGAGTCGGGCACGCTCGAAACCAAGGAAGTCTGCCGGATTCTGGGCGGCAAAGGCGACATCCTGATCATGGTCGGCGATCTCGCCAACCAGGCCGCGGTCCAGCGGACCAAGGACATCCACGACGTGATCGCGACGCCGGAATGCGCCGGCATGAAGATCCTCGACGAGCAGACCGCCGTTTGGGATCCGGTGAAGGCGCAGGACTTGATGACCAACTGGATATCGGCCGGCCTGAAGCCTGCCGCGGTCATCGCCAACAATGACAACATGGCGATTGGCGCGATCCAGGCCATGAAGGCGGCCGGCTGGAACATGAACGACGTGGTGGTCGCCGGCATCGACGCGACGCAGGAAGCGCTCGCCGCCATGAAGGCGGGCGATCTCGATGTGACCGTCTTCCAGAACGCGGCGGCCCAGGGCCAGGGCTCGCTTGACGCGGCGATGAAGCTCGCCGCCGGCGGCAAGGTCGAGAAGAAGAACTACGTGCCCTTCGAACTCGTCACGCCGGCCAACATGGCCGATTACATGAGCAAGAACTAA
- the iolD gene encoding 3D-(3,5/4)-trihydroxycyclohexane-1,2-dione acylhydrolase (decyclizing) yields the protein MTTIRLTMAQALARFLTKQMTEVNGEKVPIFGGVFAIFGHGNVAGFGEALYGVREELPTYRAHNEQAMAHAAIGFAKASFRRRMMAVTSSIGPGATNMVTAAALAHVNRLPVLLLPGDVFANRRPDPVLQQAENFGDGTGTVNDCFRPVSRYFDRITRPEQIIPALHRAMAVLTDPAECGPVTLSLCQDVQAEAYDYPASFFDERLWVPRRTRPSEDELAAAVAALRSAKKPLIVAGGGVLYSGATEALRAFAELYGIPVSETQAGKSSLPATHPLNMGSIGVTGTSASNRLAEEADVILAIGSRLQDFTTGSWALFQNAHQTVIGLNAQVFDATKHRALPLVADALAGLKDISADLGGWRAPESWTKSAKEGRATWFVDADKATAATNAELPSDGQVIGAVNRVLGPEATLVCASGGLPGELHKLWQAGAPGSYHLDYGFSTMGYEIAGGLGVKMAKPDKDVVVMLGDGSYLMLNSEIATSVMLGLKLFIVVLDNTGFGCINRLQMATGGANFNNLLKDTRHETLPAIDFAAHAASLGAISKKVASIAELETALEAAKANDRTTVLVIDTDPLITTEAGGAWWDVAVPEVSDRPSVNAARAAYETAIKAQRIVN from the coding sequence ATGACCACGATCCGCTTGACCATGGCCCAGGCTCTGGCCCGCTTCCTAACGAAGCAGATGACCGAGGTGAATGGCGAGAAGGTCCCCATCTTTGGCGGCGTGTTCGCGATTTTCGGCCATGGCAATGTCGCCGGCTTCGGTGAGGCGCTCTATGGCGTGCGCGAGGAGCTGCCGACGTATCGCGCCCACAACGAGCAGGCCATGGCCCACGCCGCGATCGGCTTCGCCAAGGCGAGCTTCCGTCGCCGCATGATGGCCGTGACCTCGTCGATCGGCCCAGGCGCCACCAATATGGTGACCGCGGCCGCGCTGGCGCATGTGAACCGCCTGCCCGTGCTATTGCTGCCCGGCGACGTCTTCGCCAATCGCCGGCCGGACCCGGTGCTGCAGCAGGCGGAGAATTTCGGCGACGGCACGGGGACCGTGAACGACTGCTTCCGCCCGGTGTCGCGCTATTTCGACCGCATCACGCGGCCCGAGCAGATCATCCCTGCCCTGCACCGCGCCATGGCCGTACTGACCGACCCGGCCGAATGCGGCCCGGTGACGCTGTCGCTCTGCCAGGACGTGCAGGCCGAGGCCTATGACTATCCGGCAAGCTTCTTCGACGAGCGCCTCTGGGTGCCGCGTCGCACCCGCCCGTCCGAGGACGAACTGGCAGCGGCCGTCGCGGCATTGCGGTCTGCGAAGAAGCCGCTGATCGTCGCCGGTGGCGGCGTGCTCTATTCCGGCGCGACCGAGGCGCTGCGGGCCTTTGCCGAGCTCTACGGCATTCCGGTTTCCGAGACGCAGGCCGGCAAGTCGTCCCTGCCCGCCACCCACCCGCTCAACATGGGCTCGATCGGCGTCACCGGTACGTCCGCCTCGAACAGGCTGGCCGAAGAAGCCGACGTGATCCTTGCCATCGGCTCGCGGCTGCAGGACTTCACCACCGGCTCGTGGGCGCTGTTCCAGAACGCGCACCAGACCGTGATCGGCCTCAATGCGCAGGTCTTCGACGCCACCAAGCACCGGGCGCTGCCGCTGGTCGCCGATGCGCTGGCCGGCCTCAAGGACATTTCCGCCGATCTCGGCGGCTGGCGCGCGCCCGAAAGCTGGACGAAATCGGCGAAGGAAGGCCGTGCCACCTGGTTCGTCGATGCCGACAAGGCGACGGCGGCAACCAACGCCGAACTGCCCTCCGACGGCCAGGTGATCGGCGCGGTCAACCGGGTGCTGGGGCCGGAAGCAACTTTGGTCTGCGCCTCCGGCGGCTTGCCGGGCGAATTGCACAAGCTCTGGCAGGCCGGCGCCCCCGGCTCCTACCATCTCGACTATGGCTTTTCGACCATGGGCTACGAGATTGCCGGCGGGCTCGGCGTCAAGATGGCGAAGCCCGACAAGGACGTCGTCGTCATGCTCGGCGACGGCTCCTATCTGATGCTGAATTCCGAGATTGCGACCTCGGTGATGCTGGGGCTGAAGCTCTTCATCGTCGTGCTCGACAACACCGGCTTCGGCTGCATCAACCGGCTGCAGATGGCCACCGGCGGCGCCAACTTCAACAATCTGTTGAAGGATACCCGTCATGAGACTCTGCCCGCTATCGATTTCGCCGCGCATGCCGCGAGCCTCGGCGCGATTTCGAAGAAGGTCGCCTCGATCGCCGAACTCGAAACAGCGCTGGAGGCGGCCAAGGCGAACGACCGCACCACGGTCCTCGTCATCGACACCGACCCGCTGATCACGACGGAAGCCGGCGGCGCCTGGTGGGACGTGGCGGTGCCCGAAGTCAGCGACCGGCCGAGCGTGAACGCGGCGCGCGCGGCGTATGAGACGGCGATCAAGGCGCAGCGGATCGTGAATTAG
- a CDS encoding TIM barrel protein, which translates to MRMVRFALNHMVAPRLGHAAFFDLAGALGIDAIEIRNDLQDVAILDGTPAARIAEDARSRGLSVRSINALQRFNEWSPVRAEEARALADYAAGCGAAALVLCPVNGGNWQLADSARLSGLREALEGLAPILEAAGIEGLVEPLGFPECSLRLKREAVDAIDDVGVSNRFRLVHDTFHHAVAGEAEIFPARTGLVHISGVADRSSPVSALRDPHRVLIGGDDRIDNIGQIRALVAGGYQGYFSFEPFAKEIHEINDIEGALRASLAYVDQELRAAAA; encoded by the coding sequence ATGCGGATGGTGCGTTTCGCGCTCAATCACATGGTGGCTCCGCGCCTTGGCCATGCCGCTTTTTTCGATCTGGCGGGGGCGCTCGGGATCGATGCCATCGAAATCCGCAATGACCTCCAGGATGTTGCCATCCTCGACGGCACGCCCGCGGCGCGGATCGCCGAGGACGCCCGCTCGCGCGGGCTTTCGGTCCGCTCGATCAATGCACTGCAGCGCTTCAACGAATGGTCGCCGGTGCGGGCCGAGGAGGCGAGGGCGCTGGCCGATTATGCCGCCGGCTGCGGCGCCGCGGCCCTGGTGCTTTGCCCCGTCAATGGCGGGAACTGGCAATTGGCGGATTCCGCTCGTCTTTCCGGTCTGCGCGAGGCCCTCGAAGGCCTGGCGCCAATCCTGGAGGCGGCCGGCATCGAGGGACTCGTCGAGCCGCTCGGCTTTCCGGAATGTTCGCTGCGGCTGAAGCGCGAGGCCGTGGACGCCATCGACGACGTCGGCGTTTCCAATCGTTTTCGCCTTGTGCACGACACGTTCCATCACGCGGTTGCGGGCGAAGCCGAGATATTCCCGGCGCGTACCGGCCTCGTTCACATCTCGGGTGTTGCCGACCGGTCTTCGCCGGTCTCGGCCCTGCGCGATCCGCACCGGGTCCTCATCGGCGGCGACGACCGCATCGACAATATCGGGCAGATCCGCGCGCTCGTGGCCGGCGGCTACCAAGGCTATTTCTCATTCGAGCCTTTCGCCAAGGAAATTCATGAAATCAACGACATAGAGGGAGCGCTCCGCGCGAGCCTTGCCTATGTCGACCAGGAGCTTCGGGCAGCTGCGGCTTGA
- a CDS encoding ABC transporter permease, with the protein MASEAEARVQGAKSVVPSGKRKLPPELSILGVLVGIALIFEILGWIFVGQSFLANQQRLTIIVLQVSVIGIIAVGVTQVIITGGIDLSSGSVVGFTAMVAASLAQNSDYARAVYPSLTGLPIIVPVIAGLVVGLLAGTINGTLIAYTGIPPFIATLGMMVTARGLAKWYTRGQPVALLQDRFAAIGSGVWPVVIFLTVAAIFYVALKYTRYGKFTYAIGANPQAARVSGINIGKHLIKVYAVAGLLSGLAGVVTAARVASGQPGMGVMYELDAIAAVVIGGTSLTGGVGRITGTVIGVVILGVVTSGFTFLRIDAYYQEIVKGMIIVAAVIVDQQRQRRRKKV; encoded by the coding sequence ATGGCGAGCGAAGCGGAAGCCAGAGTGCAGGGCGCCAAGAGCGTTGTTCCGTCGGGCAAGCGTAAGCTGCCACCCGAACTATCCATCCTCGGCGTCCTCGTCGGCATCGCCCTGATCTTCGAGATCCTCGGCTGGATCTTCGTCGGCCAGAGCTTCCTCGCCAATCAGCAGCGTCTGACCATCATCGTGCTGCAGGTCTCGGTGATCGGCATCATCGCTGTCGGCGTGACGCAGGTGATCATCACGGGCGGTATCGATCTCTCATCCGGATCGGTGGTCGGGTTCACGGCCATGGTGGCGGCGAGCCTGGCGCAGAATTCGGACTATGCCCGCGCCGTCTATCCCTCGCTCACGGGCCTTCCGATCATCGTCCCGGTGATCGCCGGACTGGTGGTCGGGCTGTTGGCGGGAACCATCAATGGGACGCTGATCGCCTATACCGGCATCCCGCCCTTCATCGCGACGCTGGGAATGATGGTGACGGCGCGGGGCCTTGCCAAATGGTACACGCGCGGCCAGCCCGTTGCGCTGCTGCAGGACCGCTTCGCTGCGATCGGATCGGGCGTCTGGCCCGTGGTCATCTTCCTGACCGTCGCCGCCATCTTCTATGTCGCGCTCAAATATACACGCTACGGCAAGTTCACTTATGCGATCGGCGCCAATCCGCAGGCTGCACGCGTTTCCGGCATCAATATCGGCAAGCATCTGATTAAGGTCTACGCCGTTGCCGGCCTGCTTTCCGGCCTTGCCGGTGTGGTGACCGCCGCGCGCGTCGCCTCCGGCCAGCCGGGCATGGGCGTCATGTATGAACTCGATGCCATCGCGGCCGTCGTCATCGGCGGCACGTCGCTGACCGGCGGCGTCGGCCGCATCACCGGCACGGTAATCGGCGTCGTCATCCTCGGCGTCGTCACCTCCGGATTCACTTTCCTGCGGATCGACGCGTATTATCAGGAGATCGTGAAGGGCATGATCATCGTCGCCGCCGTCATCGTCGACCAGCAGCGCCAGCGCCGCCGCAAGAAGGTCTGA
- the iolE gene encoding myo-inosose-2 dehydratase, whose amino-acid sequence MIRIGANPICWSNDDKQDIGGDIPLEECLTDARAIGIEGMELGHKFPRDAATLGPILARYGLDLVSGWYSTFLIERDAESEYKAARAHIELLKALGAKVLIAAECTRTIHGDENAPLSTRPVMNEEEWARFNTGLTKFADFLQEEDGLTLVYHHHMGTVIQTEDEIDRMMASTGPAVHLLLDTGHATWAGADPAELARSYRSRIAHVHTKDVRADVAREAIAKDWSFLQSVLAGVYTVPGDGSVDFVSVFKALPNYSGWVVIEAEQDPVKAPPARTVQLGYGNLVRFFAEAGWKR is encoded by the coding sequence ATGATCCGCATCGGCGCCAATCCGATCTGCTGGTCCAATGACGACAAGCAGGATATCGGCGGCGACATCCCGCTCGAAGAATGCCTCACCGACGCCCGGGCCATCGGTATCGAGGGCATGGAACTCGGCCACAAATTTCCGCGTGACGCGGCCACGCTCGGCCCGATCCTCGCCCGCTACGGGCTCGATCTCGTCTCGGGCTGGTATTCGACCTTCCTGATCGAGCGCGACGCGGAGAGCGAATACAAGGCCGCCCGCGCCCATATCGAGCTGCTGAAGGCTCTCGGCGCCAAGGTGCTGATCGCGGCGGAATGCACGCGCACCATCCATGGCGACGAGAACGCGCCGCTCTCGACGCGCCCGGTCATGAACGAGGAGGAATGGGCGCGCTTCAATACGGGCCTGACCAAGTTCGCCGACTTCCTCCAGGAGGAGGACGGGCTGACGCTGGTCTATCACCACCATATGGGCACGGTGATCCAGACCGAGGACGAGATCGACCGCATGATGGCCTCGACCGGCCCGGCGGTGCATCTGCTGCTCGACACCGGCCACGCGACCTGGGCCGGCGCCGATCCGGCGGAACTCGCCCGCTCCTATCGCAGCCGCATCGCCCATGTGCACACCAAGGACGTCCGCGCCGATGTCGCGCGCGAGGCGATCGCCAAGGACTGGTCGTTCCTGCAATCGGTGCTGGCCGGCGTCTATACGGTGCCGGGCGACGGCTCGGTCGATTTCGTCTCCGTCTTCAAGGCGCTGCCGAACTATTCCGGCTGGGTGGTGATCGAGGCCGAGCAGGACCCGGTCAAGGCACCGCCGGCCCGCACTGTGCAGCTGGGCTACGGCAACCTCGTCCGCTTCTTCGCCGAGGCGGGCTGGAAGCGATAA
- a CDS encoding MurR/RpiR family transcriptional regulator, with protein sequence MASNPADPADSAPPRDFWTLRNLMVSRQNELPKRLAQVALYAMANPDDVAFGTAASIAEKAEVQPSTLVRFAQAFGYQGFSELQNVFQDRLRDRPASYTERLSHLRSHAGDGTKTGELFSGFCDAVERSVGALRERIEVPRIEAAVALLARAETIYLIGQRRSFPLTTYMSYAFGKLGVKTVLIGSAQGTDPETLAFAGPNDAAIAISFTPYASATLAYARQIGDQGTPLVVITDSPFSPLIPTSGVWFEVVEADYEGFRSLSATLALAMTLTVAVAEARRTL encoded by the coding sequence ATGGCAAGCAACCCGGCCGACCCCGCAGATTCGGCGCCCCCGCGCGATTTCTGGACCCTGCGCAATTTGATGGTGAGCCGTCAGAACGAGCTGCCGAAGCGCCTTGCCCAGGTCGCGCTCTACGCCATGGCCAATCCCGATGACGTCGCCTTCGGCACGGCCGCCTCGATCGCGGAGAAGGCAGAGGTTCAGCCCTCGACGCTGGTCCGCTTCGCCCAGGCCTTCGGCTATCAAGGCTTCTCCGAACTGCAGAACGTGTTCCAGGACCGGCTGCGCGACCGGCCGGCCAGCTATACCGAACGCCTGTCGCATCTGCGCTCGCATGCCGGCGATGGCACGAAGACCGGAGAGCTGTTTTCGGGCTTTTGCGATGCAGTAGAGCGCTCTGTGGGCGCGCTGCGCGAGCGTATCGAGGTACCCCGGATCGAGGCGGCCGTGGCGCTGCTGGCGCGCGCCGAGACGATCTATCTGATCGGCCAGCGCCGCTCTTTTCCGCTTACCACCTATATGAGCTACGCCTTCGGCAAGCTCGGCGTGAAGACCGTGCTGATCGGCTCGGCGCAGGGCACGGACCCCGAGACGCTTGCGTTCGCCGGCCCGAATGATGCCGCCATCGCCATCTCATTCACGCCCTACGCCTCGGCGACGCTCGCCTATGCGCGCCAGATCGGCGACCAGGGCACGCCGCTCGTCGTCATCACCGACAGCCCGTTCAGCCCGCTCATTCCTACATCCGGCGTCTGGTTCGAAGTGGTCGAGGCCGACTATGAAGGCTTCCGTTCGCTCTCCGCCACGCTCGCCCTCGCCATGACGCTGACGGTCGCCGTTGCCGAGGCGCGCCGGACTCTGTGA
- a CDS encoding sugar ABC transporter ATP-binding protein — MLSPQTMKAVRESGAVPGAPFLLEVEGVRKEFPGVVALDNVQFRLRRGTVHALMGENGAGKSTLMKIIAGIYTPDAGSFRLRGVDIRLQSPLDALENGIAMIHQELNLMASMSVAENIWIRREPLNRFGFVNHGAMRRMTRDLFERLSIDLDPDAELGTLSVAARQMVEIAKAVSYDSDVLIMDEPTSALTEREVDHLFRIIRKLREDGKGIVYITHKMNELFEIADEVSIFRDGRYIGTHSSDDVTRDDIIRMMVGREITQMFPKEEVPIGEVVLSVRDLGLEGVFRDVSFDLRAGEILGVAGLVGSGRSNIAEALFGVTPATSGTIAIRGKQTVVDAPTTAMANGMAFLTEDRKETGCFLLLDVLENTQMAVLTRSYSRFGFVAQGSLTRDCEAMTTALRVKTPNLQETVLNLSGGNQQKVLIARWLLTKPSILILDEPTRGIDVGAKSEIHRLISKLAGEGVAVIMISSEMPEILGMSDRIMVIHEGRVTGFLDRSEADQIKIMDLASH; from the coding sequence ATGCTCAGTCCGCAGACGATGAAGGCGGTGCGCGAGAGCGGCGCCGTGCCCGGCGCGCCCTTCCTGCTGGAGGTTGAGGGCGTCCGGAAGGAATTTCCCGGTGTCGTCGCGCTCGACAACGTCCAGTTCCGCCTGAGGCGCGGCACGGTCCATGCGCTGATGGGCGAAAACGGGGCCGGCAAGTCGACGCTGATGAAAATCATCGCCGGCATCTATACGCCGGATGCGGGCTCGTTTCGGTTGCGCGGCGTGGATATCCGCCTGCAGTCGCCGCTCGACGCGCTGGAGAACGGTATCGCGATGATCCATCAGGAACTGAACCTGATGGCGTCGATGAGTGTCGCGGAGAATATCTGGATCCGTCGCGAGCCGCTGAACCGCTTCGGCTTCGTCAATCATGGCGCCATGCGCCGGATGACGCGCGACCTCTTCGAGCGCCTGTCGATCGACCTCGATCCCGATGCCGAACTCGGCACGCTCAGCGTCGCCGCGCGGCAGATGGTCGAGATCGCCAAGGCAGTGTCCTATGATTCCGATGTGCTGATCATGGACGAGCCGACCTCGGCGCTGACCGAGCGCGAAGTCGACCATCTCTTCCGCATCATCCGCAAGCTGCGCGAGGACGGAAAGGGCATCGTCTACATCACCCACAAGATGAACGAGCTTTTCGAGATCGCCGACGAAGTCTCGATCTTCCGCGACGGCCGCTATATCGGCACGCACAGCTCGGACGACGTCACGCGCGACGACATCATCCGCATGATGGTCGGCCGCGAAATAACGCAGATGTTTCCGAAGGAAGAGGTGCCGATCGGCGAGGTCGTGCTGTCCGTGCGCGATCTCGGCCTAGAGGGCGTCTTTCGCGATGTCTCCTTCGATCTCCGTGCGGGCGAAATCCTGGGCGTTGCCGGTCTCGTAGGCTCGGGCCGCAGCAACATTGCCGAGGCATTGTTCGGTGTGACGCCGGCAACTTCGGGCACGATCGCGATCCGGGGCAAACAGACCGTCGTCGATGCGCCGACCACCGCCATGGCGAATGGCATGGCGTTCCTGACCGAGGATCGCAAGGAAACCGGCTGCTTCCTGCTGCTCGACGTGCTCGAGAACACGCAGATGGCGGTGCTGACGCGCAGTTATTCCCGCTTCGGCTTCGTCGCGCAGGGGAGCCTGACGCGCGACTGCGAGGCGATGACGACGGCGCTGCGCGTCAAGACGCCCAATCTGCAGGAAACCGTGCTGAACCTCTCGGGCGGCAACCAGCAGAAGGTGCTGATCGCGCGCTGGCTGCTGACCAAGCCGAGTATCCTCATCCTGGATGAGCCGACGCGCGGCATCGATGTCGGCGCGAAATCCGAGATTCACCGGCTGATCTCGAAGCTCGCCGGGGAGGGGGTCGCCGTCATCATGATCTCGTCGGAGATGCCGGAAATCCTCGGCATGAGCGATCGGATCATGGTGATCCACGAGGGACGCGTCACCGGCTTCCTCGACCGATCCGAAGCCGACCAGATCAAGATCATGGACCTCGCTTCGCACTAG
- a CDS encoding bifunctional 5-dehydro-2-deoxygluconokinase/5-dehydro-2-deoxyphosphogluconate aldolase, producing MTEITGAAKPLDVITIGRSSVDLYGQQIGSRLEDITSFAKSVGGCPSNIAIGTARLGLKSGVVTRVGDEQMGRFIREQMIREGVSVVGIATDKERLTALVLLAVEDEGVSPMIFYRTDCADMALSEADIDEGFIASAASIVVTGTHFSREASDAAQRKAIRIAKAAGGKIVFDIDYRPNLWGLAGHASGFERYVKSDHVSDRLKTVLADCDLIVGTEEEIRIASGADDVLGALKTIRSLSSATIVLKRGAMGCIVYDGPISDDLEAGIVGDGFPIEVYNVLGAGDAFMSGFLRGWLRGEALKTCATWANACGAFAVSRLLCSPEYPTWPELSHFLDKGSRHRALRKDADLAHLHWATTRREGADELLAFAIDHRSQLEAVADRLGVDRQRIDGLKVLAVEAAARVAKGRSGYGMLLDSTYGQKAFPKAAREGFWIGRPVEKPGSRPLDFDHLPDLGSHLVEWPIGHTVKCLCFYHPDDPPELKERQERELLRLNDAARTVGRELLVEIIAGKHGTLDETTIPRVLTRLYDLGIRPDLWKLEPQKNAAAWRAIEAVIRDRDPWCRGIVLLGLEAPEKELVEAFRAAAATPLVKGFAVGRTIFAEAAEGWLAGTMNDEEAIADMARKFEKLVAAWRSVRRTEAA from the coding sequence ATGACCGAGATCACCGGAGCAGCGAAACCGCTCGACGTCATCACCATCGGCCGATCCTCCGTCGACCTCTATGGCCAGCAGATCGGATCGCGGCTGGAAGACATCACCTCCTTCGCCAAGTCGGTCGGCGGCTGCCCTTCCAACATCGCCATCGGCACGGCTCGGCTCGGCCTGAAGTCGGGAGTCGTGACCCGGGTCGGCGACGAGCAGATGGGCCGCTTCATCCGCGAGCAGATGATCCGCGAGGGTGTCAGCGTCGTGGGCATAGCCACCGACAAGGAACGCCTCACGGCTCTGGTGCTGCTCGCCGTGGAGGATGAAGGCGTCTCGCCCATGATCTTCTACCGCACCGACTGTGCCGACATGGCGCTGTCGGAAGCGGATATCGACGAAGGCTTTATCGCCTCCGCCGCTTCCATCGTCGTGACCGGGACGCATTTCTCGCGCGAGGCGAGCGACGCCGCGCAGCGCAAGGCAATCCGCATTGCCAAGGCGGCTGGCGGCAAAATCGTGTTCGACATCGACTATCGCCCAAATCTCTGGGGCCTTGCCGGACATGCAAGCGGCTTCGAGCGCTATGTGAAATCGGACCATGTTTCCGACAGGCTGAAGACTGTGCTCGCCGATTGCGACCTGATCGTCGGCACCGAGGAGGAAATCCGCATCGCCTCCGGCGCCGATGATGTGCTGGGCGCGCTGAAGACCATCCGTTCGCTCTCTTCGGCCACCATCGTGCTGAAGCGCGGCGCCATGGGCTGCATCGTCTATGACGGGCCGATCTCGGACGATCTCGAGGCCGGCATTGTCGGCGACGGCTTCCCGATCGAGGTCTATAATGTGCTGGGGGCCGGCGACGCCTTCATGTCCGGCTTCCTGCGCGGTTGGCTAAGGGGCGAGGCCCTGAAGACCTGCGCGACCTGGGCCAATGCCTGCGGCGCCTTCGCCGTCTCGCGCCTGCTCTGCTCGCCGGAATATCCGACCTGGCCCGAACTTTCGCATTTCCTCGACAAGGGCAGCCGGCACCGGGCGCTGCGCAAGGATGCTGACCTTGCCCATCTCCACTGGGCGACGACACGGCGCGAGGGCGCGGACGAACTGCTAGCCTTCGCCATCGACCATCGCTCGCAACTGGAGGCGGTCGCCGACCGGCTCGGCGTCGATCGCCAGCGCATCGACGGGCTCAAGGTGCTAGCGGTCGAGGCAGCCGCGCGCGTCGCGAAGGGCCGATCCGGCTATGGTATGCTGCTGGATTCGACCTATGGCCAGAAGGCGTTCCCGAAGGCGGCACGTGAGGGGTTCTGGATCGGCCGTCCGGTCGAAAAGCCGGGGTCGCGCCCACTCGATTTCGACCATCTGCCCGATCTGGGCAGCCATCTCGTCGAATGGCCGATCGGCCATACCGTCAAGTGCCTCTGCTTCTACCATCCGGACGACCCGCCGGAACTGAAGGAGCGGCAGGAGCGCGAGCTGCTGCGCCTCAACGACGCCGCGCGCACGGTTGGCCGCGAGCTTCTGGTCGAGATCATCGCGGGCAAGCACGGGACGCTCGACGAGACGACCATCCCGCGCGTGCTCACCCGCCTTTATGATCTGGGCATCCGCCCGGATTTGTGGAAGCTGGAGCCGCAGAAGAACGCGGCGGCCTGGCGCGCCATCGAGGCGGTGATCCGCGACCGCGATCCCTGGTGCCGCGGCATCGTGCTGCTCGGGCTGGAAGCGCCGGAGAAGGAACTGGTCGAGGCCTTCCGCGCCGCCGCCGCAACACCGCTGGTCAAGGGCTTCGCCGTCGGCCGAACCATCTTTGCCGAGGCCGCCGAGGGCTGGCTGGCCGGGACGATGAACGACGAAGAAGCCATCGCCGACATGGCGCGGAAGTTCGAGAAGCTGGTCGCGGCGTGGCGGAGCGTGCGGAGGACGGAAGCGGCGTAG